The Oncorhynchus mykiss isolate Arlee chromosome 5, USDA_OmykA_1.1, whole genome shotgun sequence DNA window TGCTGGCAGACAAGTGTTTCTCGCGGGCAGGAAATGTGTACTGCAAAGAGGACTTCTTCAAGTGAGTTCCACCTCTTCATCTTAATCTTAAAACATTCCCCTATTTTGTTTGAATGGGAATTTTGAGAATTTGATTGCTGCAAGCTAAGTGACATTACTTGTAGAAGTGATTCACTTTAATATTTGTGAGCTCAAAAATGGCAATAAAATTGCACTGATTTTGACTTGTAAAATCTGTGACATGATCAGAGTGCTCTGTATTGCATGTTGCTTTTGAGGAAAGATTTGGTGAGCACATTACTCATGAACTAGCTTTGACTTCACTTATCATACAGGACTAGTGCTAGGGAGGATTTTCCTCTTTACATAGTttactttcataatataatataataacataatatAATGATGTGGATGTTAAAAAACAGGCTTGTGTCAATACTTAGTGACAGGACCAACACAATGAGGTTAATCAAGCTGAACATCCTACAACATCCTCCTGCCTTTCTGTCCTTGTTGAATACTTATGTTGGATGAGACAGAACACATAACAATTAAACTTTCAACTCCAAACACTCTATATACTAATTGAATGAATTACTGATCCAGCAGCCTTAGTTCGACACACACAACAGCAACTTGAATTTCTTCTCatcgctctttctctttcttttgctTCCATCTTTTTACGATTGAATTTCTGAGGCATTAAAGAAGTAAATTAAGTTAGACTTTTATCCAAAACAGGATCAGTACTGTCTTTTACTAAATCATGTTTGAGAGGTTTTAATGTCAGAAGCTTCAATGAGACTAAAAAGCTTGCGAGTCAGAGAGTGGAGATAACTTTATTAGTCGGCCCTGGGGACAATAGGGGCGATTTTTGCTGTTTACAACTGCAGTGATGCTGCGTGTGCACTATGGGGATGCTAtcggagacagggagaggagtagagatgaTGGGGCTGAGGCCTGGGCTGGAAACTGGAGTATAGTGCAGGATTTCCTAGCAGTAATGAAGAAACTTCTCCTTGGTCTAAAGGAAGGGTTTATTTTTCTGTATAGGCTTTGTGATTTACAGCCCCATCCTGAGTCAGTGTTTTATTGGTTCTCTTCAGCCTGTTTACTGTGCAGGGCTCTCTCTACTGGTTCTTATAGCCTCCACTTCCACTGCATTGATCCAGGCCATTCGTCAAGCTGAGGACAAGCCCACCACCAACACAAATACATTCCACCACTGATGCTTTGCCTCTCCACAACTAACAACTAACCCAAGTAGTATTACAGATACTATTATTACAGGTGGAAGTGGAGGTGGAAACTATGTGTGCTACGTTATAACTATGCTATAAGGCCATGTTACCTTCAGCCTCTGAACAGTGGAGATGCATCCACCTGTTCTGTGTGGGGTTTGTGTATCTgatggcaggtgtgtgtgtgtgtgtgtgtgtgtgtgtgtgtgtgtgtgtgtgtgtgtgtgtgtgtgtgtgtgtgtgtgtgtgtgtgtgtgtgtgtgtgtgtgtgtgtgtgtgtgtgtgtgtgtgtgtgtgtgtgtgtgtgtgtgtgtgtgtgtacttgcagGCGGTTTGGAACAAAGTGTGCGTCGTGCCAACAGGGGATCCCTCCGACTCAGGTGGTGCGGAAGGCCCAGGACTTTGTGTACCACCTGCACTGCTTCGCCTGCGTTATGTGCAGCCGGCAGCTGGCCACTGGGGATGAGTTCTACCTCATGGAGGATGGCAGGCTGGTGTGCAAGGAGGACTATGAAACAGCCAAACAGAATGGTAGGTTTCTGACTGGGCCATCCTACTAGTTCTATGGCCAATCGGCCATCAAACACCATCATATTCAGAACTTCTTCAGGGAATTGACTTGAATTAACTATCTAGAGCTGGTGTGACGCTCTGAGTAATGGGTCCAGCAGGGTCCAGCAGGGGAGTTATGGAGAGTGGTGCAGGAGTTAGCAGCCCATTCAAAAGCATTCAGACAGGGAGTTCAGCAGACAGCAAGGTGCAATTAACTCCTTTATGTACAATAATACTGAAGCATTGAGGAATCACAAGAGACAGTGGGATAGTGGAGCGACAGAATCATCATAAACCCAGCCAGATGGGGTCCCagtgtctctcagtgtctctcagtGTCCTGCTTGGGCATTAAATCTCCAGTTGCTGTGACCTTTTATGGATCTGATTCTGAAAGCTCTGCCTGTGTATTTATGGAAATTTCCATGGCCCACTGATTGATTATGTTAAGTGATGCAATGCACTTTTACAGTGGGTCCCCAATAACTCCCTTCTTCTAGCATTCCCCAGGGAGATTTATATCCCCTACAGATAGAGTGGGACAGTTTCAGAAGGGTATTGACTTGCCATACATGACCACTCAGTCCATCCAAGCCTATATGATGTTTTCAAAAGCGAAAAGCCTCAAGTTAATTTCATTCTTTTTTATATGCAAATATTGCAAACAATATTCTTCCAGAAGATGTTCTTTAATCCTTGCATGTCTTTCTCAGATGATTCAGAGGCAGGGGCAAAGCGACCACGGACCACCATCACAGCCAAACAGTTGGAGACCCTTAAAATTGCCTACAAGAACTCTCCCAAGCCAGCGCGCCACGTCCGCGAGCAGCTCTCCTCAGAGACGGGACTGGACATGAGAGTAGTGCAGGTGTGTGCCTCAACAGGATCTTTAATTCCAAGCTGAGCAGTTGTCTAGTTTGGACTAGCTTAATATAACATCCCAGTGATAATATGCAGATATATACATGAATTAGAAGTCAAACGTCTCTACTCCCACAATGGCAGGTGTGGTTCCAGAATCGTCGTGCGAAAGAGAAGCGCCTGAAGAAGGACGCAGGGCGGCACCGCTGGGGCCAGTTCTACAAAAGCGTCAAACGTAACCGAGGGGGCAACAAAGCAGAGAAGGAGAGTTCAACAGACGATGCGGGACTGAGTGACAGTGAGCTCAGCTTCAGAGGTCAGTATGGCTAACCCAACCCCAAACCTCCTTCACTTCACATCTTTCTCTTGCTTCTTCAACTCCTCCTCTTCGACCTGTCTTTCTTTTCACACTTCTCCAATATGGAGGAGCCAACACGAAAAGAGAAGCTTCTACTGTGCAAATTACATTTTAGAGATCCCCATGTTTTTATGGTTGTTTGATGTTTGTGAGCCCGTTTTGGGGACTCATAAAAGTCTCAAGCCATTTTTAAAAGGAGGCCATTTTTACGAGAAATGAAAACCCCATAGCAGAAACTCTATAAAGTAGGTGAAGCTTTTAGTCAATTAGAGAGAAAGTGCTCTGGGGCATTGTTGTTATTGAAACAGCACTGGAGGGACTGCCGGAGACAAATATTTTCTATTGCACGCACAGACCCCCTTTGTTTGAGCTTAAGGTAAATCACAAGTCTTTCGACCTCTTACTAAGCCCTGGGGGAACACTACACACCCATGCCATTTACCTAGATGAAATAGAGATTATGTTGCCTCAATAAAAAGGTTTCATAACGGCACTTAATTCTATTTAAAGATAAAAGCAGTATAATGTTGATATAGTTGATGACAGCACCATAGAAGTGTTaaaaccctccctcccttctctctgtagATGACCAGATCCTGTCAGACCTGGGTCACACCAACGGCCTGTATGGGAGTGTGGGCGACGGGGGAGTGTTGAACGGAGGCTTCTCTCTGGACGCTGCTGGACAGCCCTATCATGACATTCGGACGGGCAGTCCCTATGGTCTCCCCCAGTCGCCCTCGTCCATCGCCTCACTGCCCGGCCACACCCCGCTGCTCAACAACCTGGGCTTCACCATGGACAGCATCATAGCCCATGGGGGGCAGGGAGGCGTGGGGCAGGCTCTCAGGTCCATGGCAGGAGGCCCCACCTCTGACCTCTCCACAGGAAGCAGCACGGGCTACCCAGACTTCCCCACCAGCCCTGCATCATGGCTGGATGAGATGGACCACTCCCAGTTCTGAGCTCCACCTTGAACACAGCAGATTGACTGTGGAACAGAGACAGACGAAGCAGGCTTTTTACATTTCTATTTCCCTGAAACTGATATTGCTTGTTGTCCAATAATGGTTGTGGAAGTAGTAGGTATGCCGGACAGGCTACACTTCAGCTACCCTCCCACCACATTAGAGTAAAGGATGTCTGGAGACCCACCAGTGACCTGAGCAGAGCAGTGACGCCACACAGAACAGAATGGCAGGACAAAACACTACTGAATGTTGAACTTACACTGTATTATCATTTTTTTATGGATAGATTTGATTCCATTCTCTAAAAAAACTGGATTTGACATTTCCAGCATGAGTTCCTGCATTGGGATGATGTTTGTCATTAAACCCTGAGGCAAGCCCAAACAGGCATCAGCAATGTTAGGGCCACAATCTAAACGGAATCCCTAAAAAAAAGAAGCTTCCTGCATGCTTCTGAATGAGGAGGATCAATGTTCATATTAAAGCCTTTTACATTGGCAATGCACTTTACACTTCTCCTCGTTTGTACATGGACAGCAACAAACAGAAGAGAgatgaatgcacaatgcaaccCAGCAGTGTTTCATTTGAGAACTGGTTTCAAACAGTGACACAAGTCTAATTTTACAAtgcaaagtttttttttaaatgtaatactGAAACTAACAACACTGGGGTTTTAGGAATGACTAGATGTTGGTCTATACAGTGTGGGAGCCACAGATTATTATGTGTATGTGAGGAGGAAGTCGCTTTCTTCAAACTCTTTCTCTTCTGTAATGTTCTTCTCTGTGATTTATCTGTAGTCCTGGGGGTACACTTTTGTCAGTATTTATTTCTCTGTTGTTCTTACTCCAAGAATATGCTCTCTGCTAGAAATCGTCATGACCCAATGACTGTAGGATAGAAAGAAGTGCAAAGGCAACCCAACAACAATGTGGAAATTCACATTTGATATCCTCTTTTATTGGTGCAGCTGACAACATCTTAACTAATTATGACAGATACAGGAACAGAACAATCATTTTACTAAATGTTTCATTAATGCAGTATATTTATTTATATGAGAAAACACACACCAACCTAATCTTGactaaggaacattcactgttAATGCTGAAAAGTCATAAACAGCCATCCTGGCTCCAGTATCTTTGGCTGTTTAGAAGCTGCTCTTCTCTGTCAACAGATGTAATATCACCCATCAAAgtctactgaacaaaaaataaatgtaaagtgttggtcccatgtttcatgagctgaattaaaagatcccagaaatgttccatatgcgcaaaaaccttatttctctcatattttgtgcacaaatgtgtttatatccctgttagtgagcatatttcctttgccaagataatcgatCCACCTGaaatatcaagaagatgattaaacagcatgctcattacacaggtgcaccttgtgctggggacaataaaaggccactctgaaatgttcagttttatcacacaacacaattcctgaagttttgagggagtgtgcaattggcattctgactgcaggaatgtccaacagagctgatgccagataattgaatgttaatttctctaccataagctgcctccattgtcattttagagaatttggcagtacgtccaaccgcagaccacgtgtaaccacgccagcccaggacctcaacaTCCGTCTTCTTTACCATCAGGATTgtttggctcccaagtgggtgggtctatgccctcccaggcccacccaaggctgcgcccctgcctagtcatgttaaatccatagattagggcataatgaatttatttaaattgactgacaTCCTtccatgaactgtaactcagtaaaatctttgaaattgttgcatgttgggtttatatttttgttcagtataaatacatGCAAAAGGGATTATCAAACGTAATACTTAGAGACAGTGTAAAACAGCTGATGGCCTGATTGTCATGGTATCTGAATATGCTGTTGTGTCATGCATTACAGGCTGTATCTTAGGACCCGCACTGGGTGAGATGAGAGAGGTTTTACAAAATCTCAGTCTTGTGTGATGGTGTTGGTTTCAAGACTTTCATGTTGTTTCTAAAGATGTACGACGAGAATAAGTGTATAAGGGGACAGAACAATTCCTGTAAAAAAATCTCTCAAAATCACAATGTCTGCTAATTTATATTTCTTTCCGTGTCATTTGCCAAATGATGAACCAGCTGAAAAGAGCATACATTATGCCAACCAGAAAGCCAATGGGAAAAAATACAcatgcaaatatatacacacaccaatATACTTTTTGTTCAATCTGTTGCCTCAGAACTTTGCGTCTTAATTGTTGTACATTTTGTACAGTTTCAAAAGGTGTTGACAGTCTTGTTTCATGAGCGCTATTTATTGCCATGTGTCTTTAAAAAAGATGAAAAAGATAGCACTGAAACTATTCATATATGCCTTCTGTGCATTGATAGGAACTGTGTACAGAAATATCTATATGAGGAAATAAAGCTAAAATGTCTTTGGATTAAAGTGGGTGTATTTCTCTTTAATGTTTACATGCATATTCTATCATAAAGCAGATAGCAGATGCAGTTAGAAGAGATTAGTCTTCAGACTGCAGAGGAAGAGCAACCACTCAGCAGTGGGAAGGACCTAGCTATGGCCGGCCCACCACTAAAGAACCAGAAGAAAAGAGGAGGGACCATAGTTAGTGTTTCCTTCTCATAGGGAAAGGTGTGACAGACAAGCAAAGCAAGGCCCCAGGGATTGTTCACTCAATTTCCATAATTTGTCAATCTTGTTCTTACCTTGTAAGAAGCATATGGGCCAGGAGTGACTGCAACCTATCATTCATATTTTATGACTTAGCTATGACCATGCACCAGAAGGTAAGAATAGCATCAATTACCTTAAACAGTGGTGTTTAACATCACTCACTTCAGAAGAGTAATCCCATAAGATTGTAGCTGTTTATTGAAAATGTAGAGAACATTATTTTCACTATtatatatgtctatatacagggcattcagaaaatattcagactccttgactttttccacattttgtaaaaatcctcatcaatctacacacaataccccataatgacaaagtgaaaacaggttttatttatttttgcaaatgtataaaaaaaaactaaaacagaaataccttatttacataagtattcagaccctttgctatgagactcgaaattttgctcagatgcatcctgtttccattgatcatccttgagatgtttcttcaacttgattggagtccacctgtggtaaattcaatttattggacatgatttggaaagccacacacctgtctatataaggtcccacagttgacagtgcatgtcagagcaaaaaccaagccaagaggtcgaaggaattgttcgtagagctccgagacaggattgtgtcggggtACAGAtcgggggaagggtaccaaaacatttctgcagcattgaaggtacccaagaacacagtctcctccatcattgttaaaaatggaagaagtttggaaccaccaagactcttcctagagctggccgcccatcTAAACAGAGCAaccgggggagaaggaccttggtcagggaggtgaccaataacccaatGGTCCCtcg harbors:
- the LOC110524446 gene encoding LIM/homeobox protein Lhx4-like isoform X2 — encoded protein: MTPAIHLKIPQCAGCSQHILDKFILKVLDRHWHSKCLKCADCQALLADKCFSRAGNVYCKEDFFKRFGTKCASCQQGIPPTQVVRKAQDFVYHLHCFACVMCSRQLATGDEFYLMEDGRLVCKEDYETAKQNDDSEAGAKRPRTTITAKQLETLKIAYKNSPKPARHVREQLSSETGLDMRVVQVWFQNRRAKEKRLKKDAGRHRWGQFYKSVKRNRGGNKAEKESSTDDAGLSDSELSFRDDQILSDLGHTNGLYGSVGDGGVLNGGFSLDAAGQPYHDIRTGSPYGLPQSPSSIASLPGHTPLLNNLGFTMDSIIAHGGQGGVGQALRSMAGGPTSDLSTGSSTGYPDFPTSPASWLDEMDHSQF
- the LOC110524446 gene encoding LIM/homeobox protein Lhx4-like isoform X1, which encodes MMQSAAVLPTESPVKGVPEILGVPMQQIPQCAGCSQHILDKFILKVLDRHWHSKCLKCADCQALLADKCFSRAGNVYCKEDFFKRFGTKCASCQQGIPPTQVVRKAQDFVYHLHCFACVMCSRQLATGDEFYLMEDGRLVCKEDYETAKQNDDSEAGAKRPRTTITAKQLETLKIAYKNSPKPARHVREQLSSETGLDMRVVQVWFQNRRAKEKRLKKDAGRHRWGQFYKSVKRNRGGNKAEKESSTDDAGLSDSELSFRDDQILSDLGHTNGLYGSVGDGGVLNGGFSLDAAGQPYHDIRTGSPYGLPQSPSSIASLPGHTPLLNNLGFTMDSIIAHGGQGGVGQALRSMAGGPTSDLSTGSSTGYPDFPTSPASWLDEMDHSQF